The following DNA comes from Peribacillus sp. FSL E2-0218.
TCCTAATTGCATTCATACCGATGTATACGAAGGTCACCGATGCCGGCGGCAGGGATTTTGGAATCATTCTCGCTGTTTTGCTGATTTTGAAGTTTGTTAATTTAATCATTCGCTGGAACGTATTGAAATATCAGGATCCTTCAGTCAGCCATTGGGACTCACTTATCCGCTTTATACTTAATGGAGTGATGCTCTATTTCGTCTGTTCAGGGGCAAATATCCTTTTTGCGCTCATTACGATGCTCATATTGATCGGGCTCTACATGTATTACCGAAGCGCAGCCAAAGATTTTGTCTTGAAGTGGGAGCGTCTTGTTGAACTGGAAAATAAACGGATGAATTCGTTTTATCGAATAGCAAACATGTTTACGGATGTTCCCCATCTAAAAGGGAAGGTGGCAAGAAGGAAATGGATGGACTGGCTCTTATCATTCATTCCATATGGTGAAAAGTCCACTTATACCTTTCTATATGCCCGCACCCTGCTGCGGTCCAATGATTACGTGGGGCTTTGTTTGCGTTTAACCATCATAGGATCGGTCATCTTAAGCGTATTCATGAATATCTGGGCCCACTTGATCGTCGTTTTTTTGTTCCTATTCATGACAGCCCTGCAGCTGCTGCCGGTCTGGAAGATTCATGAATGGAAAGTGTGGGTTTCGCTGTATCCATTGCCGGCAAAAATGAGAGAGTCTGCAGTCATTAAGATCATTTCATATTTCTTATTATTTGAGGACCTTGTCTTTAGTATCGTCCTGCTTGTGAATGGGGAATGGATGTCTGCTTTGGCCGCTTTGGTGCTAGGTCTTGTTTTCTTGGTCGGCTTTAAAATTTACGCAACAAGGAAAATTAAAAACTTTTGAACGGGGAGCTGATTTTTCATAAAATCAGCTTTTTCGTATAAGAAAAGGAAATGAACACTAAAAACCTTGAGAAAAGTATATACATACATAACGGGGGTGCTTAAATGAATGAGTATGAACAAAGGGCCTTAGCGGAGCTAGTTACATGGAAAAAGAAGATGACCAAGAAATCAGGCAAGTTCGAACGCATGTCAAAAAAGGCGCAAACGAAAGTGAATGGTTTCATTCCGGACCGTGTGCACAAAATGATTGCAGATAGCATTAAGAGCATGATCGAGGCAGTATTATCAGGATCTAAATATATGTCCAAAGAGAAGAATGTAATGCTCCTTTCCTTACAGCAAAAAGAAGAATGGATTACGGAAACGGTCGCGGCACATCGCAAAACGGCGATTATAGAGGGT
Coding sequences within:
- a CDS encoding ABC transporter permease: MNSQNLWKERYLGYINETQKYLRYIFNGHLVFVMVLVLGGLAYYYSDWVKTLDGDFPAEWIMAVVFSILVTRSPINTFLKEPDTVFLLPLETKLKSYFNNSLRLSWVMQGIILLVVLIAFIPMYTKVTDAGGRDFGIILAVLLILKFVNLIIRWNVLKYQDPSVSHWDSLIRFILNGVMLYFVCSGANILFALITMLILIGLYMYYRSAAKDFVLKWERLVELENKRMNSFYRIANMFTDVPHLKGKVARRKWMDWLLSFIPYGEKSTYTFLYARTLLRSNDYVGLCLRLTIIGSVILSVFMNIWAHLIVVFLFLFMTALQLLPVWKIHEWKVWVSLYPLPAKMRESAVIKIISYFLLFEDLVFSIVLLVNGEWMSALAALVLGLVFLVGFKIYATRKIKNF